In Tepidibacillus fermentans, a single genomic region encodes these proteins:
- the rpmA gene encoding 50S ribosomal protein L27 — protein MLKMNLQYFASKKGVGSTKNGRDSIAKRLGVKRADGQTVSAGSILVRQRGTKIYPGVNVGIGGDDTLFAKVDGVVKFERLGRDRKKVSVYPVAVEA, from the coding sequence ATGCTAAAGATGAATTTACAATACTTTGCTTCCAAAAAGGGAGTAGGTAGCACTAAAAACGGTCGTGATAGTATTGCAAAACGTCTTGGAGTGAAACGTGCAGATGGACAAACTGTGAGTGCTGGTAGCATTCTTGTTCGTCAACGTGGTACCAAAATTTATCCAGGCGTTAACGTAGGTATTGGTGGAGACGACACACTATTTGCAAAAGTAGATGGTGTAGTAAAATTTGAACGTCTTGGTCGTGACCGTAAAAAAGTAAGTGTTTATCCTGTAGCTGTTGAAGCGTAA
- a CDS encoding ribosomal-processing cysteine protease Prp, translating to MIHVNVSQSKEENRILHIMIMGHAGFGQPGEDIVCAAVSALAIGTLNSTERLLGIDLKPISDEKDGGVLAWNIPKVDDPILDEQLQLLMKALVESLKMIEEEYHEFIQVNV from the coding sequence ATGATTCACGTTAATGTTTCACAATCGAAAGAAGAGAATCGAATTCTTCATATCATGATAATGGGTCATGCTGGATTCGGCCAACCTGGAGAAGATATTGTTTGTGCAGCGGTATCTGCATTAGCGATCGGTACTTTGAATTCCACAGAACGCTTATTAGGAATCGATCTGAAACCGATCTCTGATGAGAAAGATGGTGGAGTTCTAGCATGGAATATTCCTAAAGTAGATGACCCGATCCTTGACGAACAGTTACAGTTATTGATGAAAGCGTTGGTTGAGTCATTGAAGATGATTGAAGAAGAGTATCACGAGTTCATTCAAGTGAATGTATAA
- the rplU gene encoding 50S ribosomal protein L21, with product MYAIIKTGGKQYKVQEGDTIYIEKLSANEGDTVQFDEVLMVSKEDGIIVGTPTVANATVTGKVEKHGKGKKIIVFKYKAKKNYRRKQGHRQPFTKVVIEKINA from the coding sequence ATGTACGCCATTATTAAAACAGGTGGTAAACAATACAAAGTTCAAGAAGGAGATACCATTTACATTGAAAAGTTGTCCGCAAATGAAGGGGATACTGTTCAATTTGATGAAGTATTAATGGTATCCAAAGAAGACGGTATTATCGTTGGTACGCCAACTGTTGCCAACGCAACTGTAACAGGTAAGGTTGAAAAGCATGGCAAAGGTAAGAAAATTATCGTTTTCAAATATAAAGCAAAGAAAAATTACCGCCGTAAGCAAGGTCATCGTCAACCATTTACCAAAGTTGTTATTGAAAAAATCAATGCATAA